From the genome of Argentina anserina chromosome 4, drPotAnse1.1, whole genome shotgun sequence, one region includes:
- the LOC126790771 gene encoding F-box protein At5g07610-like translates to MSVSSSATDIASNEDLLSQILVRLPPKSLICFKCVSKQWLSLISNPQFIATHIRCRGIASPSGLLLNNDYLHTPEFHYVPLSHSNPSELTPPPYLSYLGAPRIKILQSCNGLLLCSSAYQKNDPNYELKYFDDLSQTEDDVLLPDIWHVIPTISNACSQTRIHYSGFRFYVCNPTTKQFKTLSFPFFQYHILALNIAFDPLHSPYFKILCILKKDLDSHVIHLYDSETKTWNSSPISFNAPRNIHFREPVFCRRAIHWYSSQQTSLYFDVDKECLNPMPMPQSSLYGTVNYFGESGGHLHLILSTTSFLEFDVFELEKDYSAWSVKYRLNIEGIRVSLSGTCGFSSIGSNASVLRITCGEKEEESEAVVFIFGIEGSMVASCNLSNGTHRRPTVLVPSREAVLDFKILHSHTDSFPFIETLSPL, encoded by the coding sequence ATGTCAGTCTCATCATCAGCCACAGACATTGCCAGCAATGAAGATCTTTTATCCCAAATCCTTGTTCGATTACCCCCAAAATCCCTCATTTGCTTCAAATGTGTGTCCAAACAATGGCTCTCACTCATTTCCAACCCCCAATTCATTGCCACCCACATCCGCTGCCGAGGCATTGCATCCCCTTCTGGCCTACTTCTAAACAATGATTACTTGCATACTCCGGAGTTCCACTATGTACCTCTGTCACACTCTAATCCCTCTGAACTCACTCCCCCTCCGTATCTGAGCTATCTTGGTGCCCCACGCATCAAGATCCTACAGTCTTGTAATGGTTTGCTTTTGTGTTCTTCTGCCTACCAGAAAAATGATCCAAATTACGAACTCAAATACTTTGATGACCTTTCACAGACAGAGGATGATGTTCTCTtgccagacatatggcatgtAATCCCAACAATCTCAAATGCCTGCAGTCAAACAAGAATCCATTATTCTGGTTTTCGATTCTATGTCTGCAATCCTACCACCAAGCAGTTCAAGactctttcttttcctttctttcagTATCACATACTTGCTCTAAATATTGCTTTTGATCCCTTGCATTCACCctacttcaaaatattgtGTATACTCAAGAAGGATCTGGATTCTCATGTAATTCACCTTTATGATTCCGAGACCAAAACTTGGAACTCATCTCCAATATCATTTAATGCACCCAGGAATATACACTTCCGTGAACCTGTATTTTGCAGGCGTGCAATTCACTGGTATAGTTCCCAACAGACTTCGCTTTACTTTGATGTGGATAAAGAGTGCTTGAACCCGATGCCTATGCCCCAGTCTTCGTTGTATGGAACTGTCAATTATTTTGGGGAGTCTGGAGGCCACCTGCATCTGATATTGTCAACAACCTCTTTTCTAGAATTTGATGTGTTTGAGTTGGAGAAAGATTACTCTGCATGGTCAGTGAAGTACCGTCTCAATATTGAAGGCATAAGAGTTTCACTTTCTGGTACATGTGGCTTTTCCAGCATTGGATCTAATGCTTCAGTGCTGAGAATTACTTGTGGAGAAAAGGAAGAGGAATCAGAGGCGGTGGTATTTATATTTGGTATCGAAGGTAGTATGGTTGCCtcttgcaatttgagtaatgGGACTCATAGAAGACCTACAGTATTGGTTCCTTCTCGAGAAGCTGTTCTTGATTTCAAGATCCTTCATTCCCATACAGACTCCTTTCCATTCATAGAAACACTGTCTCCCCTATAA
- the LOC126790791 gene encoding uncharacterized protein LOC126790791 — MGGGMEANKNRFVEEWGAARENLEHNFRWTRRNFALIGIFGIAIPVLVYKGIVREFHMQDEDAGRPYRKFL, encoded by the exons ATGGGAGGAGGAATGGAGGCAAACAAGAACAGGTTCGTGGAGGAGTGGGGCGCCGCCAGAGAGAATCTGGAGCACAACTTCCGCTGGACTCGCCGCAACTTCGCCCTCATCGGCATCTTCGGCATCGCTATCCCCGTCTTAGTCTACAAGGGCATCGTCCGAGAATTC CATATGCAAGATGAGGATGCAGGCAGACCATACAGGAAGTTTCTGTGA
- the LOC126790790 gene encoding mitochondrial import receptor subunit TOM7-1-like, producing MASRVSLKTKGKSTTKGSKGSDDGSISQSVKEWTNWTMRKAKVVVHYGFIPLIIIVGMNSDPKPQLSQLLSPV from the coding sequence ATGGCGTCTAGGGTTAGCTTGAAGACCAAGGGCAAGTCCACCACCAAGGGCTCCAAGGGTTCCGACGACGGCTCAATCTCTCAGTCCGTCAAGGAGTGGACCAACTGGACCATGAGGAAGGCCAAGGTCGTCGTTCACTACGGCTTCATCCCTCTAATCATCATCGTGGGCATGAACTCCGATCCCAAGCCACAGCTTTCCCAGCTTCTCAGCCCCGTCTGA